The region CTCCGACGACGTGAGCGGGCAGTTGGAACGCATCTCGCTGGTGGCGGCCAGGTCCTCGGCGGAGGGAGGCAGATACTCCTACCGCAGGACCCAGTACGCCTTCGCCGTCCCGGTACGGGAGCAGACCATGCCGGGTGAGGGCCCGATGGAGATGCAGCCCATGGTCAGGCGAGAGATCTGGGTCGAGCAGCGGCGGTTCAACGGCAAGGGGCTGATCATCGACAACGGCCGGCAGGAGGAGTACGACCAGGGCGACGTCGACTACCGCCACCGGTACGAGGAACTCGCCACGCTGCCGACCGGCCCGGACAAACTGCTGAAGGCGATCTACGCCGACCCCGAGACGAAGGAGGGTGACGGCACGACCAGGCAGCAGCGGGCGTTCGACACCATCGGCACCTTGCTTGAGCAGGAGGTGCTGCCGCCCGCGCTCGGCGCGGCACTGTACAGGACGGTGGCGAGGATCCCCGGCGTGACGATCGTGGACAGGTCCCAGGACGCCGCGGGCCGCGAGGGGATCGCCGTGGCCCGGGAGGACAAGGGCGCACGAACCGAGTGGATCTTCGACCGGACGACGCTGGAATACCTCGGCCGGCGCAAGGTGCAGACCGAGGACACGCGGTGGCTGAAGAAGGGCATGCTGCTCGCCACCACGGCGGTCCTCGATCGGGCCATGGTGGACAAGCTCGGCGCGCGTCCATAGCCGGGCGCGATCGCTTGACCAACGCGACCAGGTCAAGCACCCTGCGACGACTTTCGGCCGGTGCGCGGTTCAGCGGGGACGGCCGCCCTTTCTGCCGCGGCCGGTTTGCGCGCCCCGGCGGCCCGATCCGCCAGGAGCGGGACTCCGCGGCTGCTTCCGCGCCTTCTCCTGGGCAGGCGCGGGGGTACGGCCCCTCGAACTGTTCGCCGTACGCCCCCGCACGATGCCGATGAAGTCCTCCACCAGCTCGGTCGTCGCCTTCGTGGGCCAGGCCAGCGCGACCTGCGACTGCGGCGTCTCCACGACCGGCCGGTAGATCAGATCCTTGCGGTGATACAGGCGCGCCAGCGACTGCGGGACCAGCAGCAGCCCGGTCCCCGCCGCCACCAGCTCGATCGCCTGCGCCGTCGTGTCCGGACGCGTGAAAGCCGGCCGCCCCGGCAGGGCCGTCCACTGAAGGGTGTCATCCATCGGATGGAGCACCTCGTCGTCGGCGAGGTCGGCGACGGCCACCTCGTCGGCGGCGGCCACCATGTGATCCTTCGGCGCCACGACCATGGTGGTCTCGACGTAGAGAGGGATCACGCTGAGCCCTTCGCGGTCCACGGGCAACCGCACGAACCCGGCGTCGGCGCCGCCGTCGTGCAGGAGCTTCACCACCTCGGCGGCGGCGACGGGGACCAGGGTGAGGGGCACGTCGGGCACCCGCTCGGCCCAGAGGTTGACCCATTTGGCGGGCGTCACCCCGGGCACGTACGCCAGCCGGAACTCCCTGTCGGTCACCTCGTCAGCGTACCGATGCCAGGGAAGGCGGCCGCGCGCCATACCCTTGACCCCATGACCAAGCTCAAGACCACCCAGACGATGAAGCCCGCGACCGCGGCCAAGAAGCTGGGTGTGCTCCTCTCGGCCACTCCCGCCGAGTTCCAGGAGGGAGTCGTCTCCAGGGATGAGCTGAACGCGCTCCAGGCCGACCCGCCGGCCTGGCTGGCCGACCTGCGGCGCGACGGACCGCACCCCAGGCAGGTCGTCGCCGTGAAGCTGGGCGTCTCCAACTCCGGCCTCGCCAGGGGCGGGATCACCGGGCCGCTCACCACCGCCGAGATCGACGCCATCAAGGCGGAGAACCCCGAGTGGCTGCAGCGCGAGCGCGAGGTTCAGGCCGAGGTACGCAAGGAGGCCCAGCGCCTCAAGCAGCGCGAGTCAGCCGCACCGGCACCGCCTGAGTCGTCGCGCCGGGCACGATAGCCGCTGTCGGCCGCCGCTCCCGTCAAGGGCGCCTGAGCAACCTGGGTTCTGGTTCTGGCCTGATCGAACTCTGTTCCGCGAGCGGCCCTGCCTACCCGCTTCCACACTCACCGATGACTACGCTGCGTGAGCATGTGGACGCGTGAAGTTGAAAAGTCGTGCCGGACAGGCTCCAGGACAGCCCGCAGGAGCGTGCGGGTGTGCACCGTGCTCGCGATGGGCGCCGCCCTGCTCACCACCGGAGGCGTCTCCGCCGTCGAGAGTTCGGCGACCGTGATCGCACAGCCGGCCCGGTCTCTGCCTCCGCAGCAGAACGTCCCGGATCTGGACGTTCCCGGCCCTCCGCAGACCGTCACCTATCCGCCGGACGGCAAGCGCCGCTTCCACCAGAGCACGGTGACCATTCAGGCTCCCCCGTACACCCGGATCACCGGCCTGAATCTGCGCTGCTCCTGGGCCTGCCCGTTCGCCATCGCTCCCGACGGCAAGTCGGCCACCGGCACGTTCAACGTCAACACGTGGGACTTCCTCTACCCCTACGACGTGGAGGTGGTCGCCGACGCCAACGCCAACGTGCCCCTGGCAGGCGGCCAGTTCAGCGGCACCTTCACCCTCGACGGCGATACTCAGCCGCTGACGGTGAACTTCAAGCCCGGCGTCCAGGCCGTCATAGCGGCCAACCTCAGGAACACCAACCCCAGGGGCGGCGGCGTCCGCGTGATCACGGTCGACCCCGGCAGCAAGGCCGACACGTCGGGGCTGCAACCAGGTGACCTCATCATCGACATAGCGGGAACGCCAACCCCGACCGTCAATGATCTGGACACCTTCCTGGACCAGAAGCGCGCCGGCACCACCTATCCGGCGACCGTAATGCGTGGCGGCACCACCGTCACCCTGCAGCTCACCTTGGACAGCTAGAGCACCGGAGGCTCCATCGAGAGCGTGATGGGTGTGGCGGTGGAAGTCAGCGCGTGCGGGGCCGCCGGAGCGGACAGCGAACCGACAGCGGCCGGCCAGCGGCACGCCGGAGGATGTGCCCCTGACCCCATACCGCATGATCATCGATCCCGAACGGGAGAAACACGATGCCCCGTCACACCGATTCGCCCCCACCGTACGCGGACACGATCGGCGCCCGTCGTCGCCCGCCGACGCCTCGTGCTCCCGAAGCCGGGGCGCATGCCTCCGCAGGCCTGAACCATGACGATCGCATGTCGCTGCGCCTCCCGGCCACGCTGCTGCTCGCTGGACAGCTCCTGTTCATCCTGGTCACCCTGCTCCACACCGGTGGGCCCGCCAACGACCACCCCGCGGTGTTCGCCGAGTACGCCGGCAGCC is a window of Microbispora sp. NBC_01189 DNA encoding:
- a CDS encoding PDZ domain-containing protein, translated to MCTVLAMGAALLTTGGVSAVESSATVIAQPARSLPPQQNVPDLDVPGPPQTVTYPPDGKRRFHQSTVTIQAPPYTRITGLNLRCSWACPFAIAPDGKSATGTFNVNTWDFLYPYDVEVVADANANVPLAGGQFSGTFTLDGDTQPLTVNFKPGVQAVIAANLRNTNPRGGGVRVITVDPGSKADTSGLQPGDLIIDIAGTPTPTVNDLDTFLDQKRAGTTYPATVMRGGTTVTLQLTLDS
- a CDS encoding CU044_5270 family protein; this translates as MNAHQHRGTDQPADRRDELPVPASSNLDADRFRILREHFMAEIVNDERRTSPAPRVFRTRPRPVLAGLAAAAALAVGAAVLLAGAVPAATPEPGRRPAGTSVAASRLAVVPLGAASSDDVSGQLERISLVAARSSAEGGRYSYRRTQYAFAVPVREQTMPGEGPMEMQPMVRREIWVEQRRFNGKGLIIDNGRQEEYDQGDVDYRHRYEELATLPTGPDKLLKAIYADPETKEGDGTTRQQRAFDTIGTLLEQEVLPPALGAALYRTVARIPGVTIVDRSQDAAGREGIAVAREDKGARTEWIFDRTTLEYLGRRKVQTEDTRWLKKGMLLATTAVLDRAMVDKLGARP
- a CDS encoding LysR family transcriptional regulator substrate-binding protein is translated as MTDREFRLAYVPGVTPAKWVNLWAERVPDVPLTLVPVAAAEVVKLLHDGGADAGFVRLPVDREGLSVIPLYVETTMVVAPKDHMVAAADEVAVADLADDEVLHPMDDTLQWTALPGRPAFTRPDTTAQAIELVAAGTGLLLVPQSLARLYHRKDLIYRPVVETPQSQVALAWPTKATTELVEDFIGIVRGRTANSSRGRTPAPAQEKARKQPRSPAPGGSGRRGAQTGRGRKGGRPR
- a CDS encoding DUF5997 family protein, translating into MTKLKTTQTMKPATAAKKLGVLLSATPAEFQEGVVSRDELNALQADPPAWLADLRRDGPHPRQVVAVKLGVSNSGLARGGITGPLTTAEIDAIKAENPEWLQREREVQAEVRKEAQRLKQRESAAPAPPESSRRAR